A genome region from Clostridium pasteurianum includes the following:
- a CDS encoding folate family ECF transporter S component: MNKRSTKFLITTALCIALSIILKTIGISLTGGGIVIMKINFSAIFYILPGLLFGPFYGAIAGGASDILGFLMKPTGAYMPIFTLTNIIAGFLPALFWKNIKLKSISILKKIYVLFFSIIFISGMVNYILIKFLYNLPIARVLTSLGKKSQYTGIGFILIALLGMTVFMLNEIIEKKSKKNYYLCNNFFKLIMSIGISGIIVSTLNTIFMLVFTPALAASGFMILWLPRIVQTILMTMLNAYLLSMLMYLYNFADKKALGVN, encoded by the coding sequence ATGAATAAAAGAAGTACAAAATTCCTTATAACTACAGCTTTATGTATAGCACTTTCAATTATATTAAAAACTATTGGTATTTCACTAACTGGTGGTGGAATTGTGATTATGAAAATAAACTTCAGTGCTATTTTTTACATTCTACCAGGATTGTTATTTGGACCATTTTATGGTGCTATTGCAGGTGGTGCCAGTGACATACTCGGTTTTCTAATGAAACCGACAGGAGCTTATATGCCTATTTTTACACTTACAAATATAATTGCCGGTTTTCTTCCTGCTCTATTTTGGAAAAATATAAAATTAAAATCTATAAGCATATTGAAAAAAATATACGTCTTATTTTTCTCAATAATTTTCATTTCCGGAATGGTCAATTATATACTTATAAAATTTTTGTACAACCTACCTATTGCAAGAGTACTTACTAGTCTCGGTAAAAAATCTCAGTATACAGGTATTGGCTTTATCTTAATAGCATTACTTGGCATGACCGTCTTCATGTTAAATGAAATTATTGAAAAGAAATCGAAAAAAAATTATTACTTATGCAATAATTTTTTTAAACTCATAATGTCAATTGGAATTTCAGGAATAATAGTTTCAACTTTAAATACAATTTTCATGCTAGTTTTTACCCCAGCTTTAGCTGCAAGTGGCTTCATGATTTTATGGCTTCCTAGAATTGTACAAACAATTCTTATGACCATGTTAAATGCATATTTGTTATCAATGCTTATGTATTTATATAATTTTGCAGACAAAAAAGCTTTGGGGGTGAATTAA
- a CDS encoding transglutaminase-like domain-containing protein, producing the protein MKANPITLILIFAFFFPIVRGFLFKFSSYDLKRDTENLVNSIAFIAAIFVGIKYSKVIFLNSQGSKLYKLIPQNITELIANKPYILYFVVAPIFVYIVYKLISLILSLLARFVFFNIYDGLDKVISNKSNIVKRILGSIVQIPRGICYLITVLILFNAISIISPGAKMNSYLKGSNVYTYLCKKVIVPVTNSSVAKNLPDILDNSFKIVAKTGNATKEANESNSTNNNINSENEGSNVVVYYNGVTLDEGIKSDSEIDSFARNLTYNSSGTLNKARKLYNWVGYNINYDYDKANSVLNNNYDVKSGAIPTFNTRKGICFDYSCLYVAMARANNMKVRLVTGEGFNGASWVSHAWNQVYVPESGKWINVDTTFARGGDYFNNGSFDIDHRNAKVIGEW; encoded by the coding sequence TTGAAAGCAAATCCAATAACTTTAATTTTGATATTTGCATTTTTCTTTCCAATTGTAAGAGGATTTTTGTTTAAATTTTCTTCTTATGATTTAAAGAGAGATACTGAAAATTTAGTAAATAGCATAGCATTTATTGCTGCCATTTTTGTAGGAATAAAATATTCAAAAGTTATATTTTTAAATAGTCAGGGAAGTAAGTTATATAAACTTATTCCTCAAAATATAACGGAACTTATTGCAAATAAACCATATATACTATATTTTGTAGTTGCACCCATATTTGTATATATAGTATATAAGCTTATTAGTTTGATACTAAGTTTGCTTGCTAGATTTGTATTTTTTAATATATATGATGGACTTGATAAAGTTATTTCTAACAAGAGCAATATTGTGAAAAGAATTTTAGGTTCAATTGTTCAGATTCCAAGGGGAATTTGTTATCTTATAACTGTTCTTATTTTGTTTAATGCAATTTCTATAATAAGTCCAGGCGCAAAGATGAATAGTTATCTAAAGGGATCAAATGTATACACTTATTTGTGTAAAAAAGTCATAGTTCCGGTAACTAATTCAAGTGTAGCTAAGAATTTGCCTGATATTTTGGACAATTCCTTTAAAATTGTAGCTAAAACAGGAAATGCAACTAAAGAAGCAAATGAATCAAATAGTACAAATAATAATATTAATAGTGAAAATGAAGGCTCTAATGTAGTTGTTTATTATAATGGAGTAACATTGGATGAAGGTATAAAATCTGATTCTGAAATTGATAGTTTTGCTAGAAATTTAACTTATAATTCAAGTGGAACCTTAAATAAGGCTAGAAAGCTATATAACTGGGTAGGATATAATATAAATTATGATTATGATAAAGCAAATAGTGTTTTAAATAATAATTATGATGTTAAATCAGGTGCTATACCTACATTTAATACTAGAAAAGGAATATGCTTTGATTATTCTTGCCTTTATGTAGCTATGGCAAGAGCGAATAATATGAAAGTTAGGCTTGTAACGGGAGAAGGGTTTAATGGAGCTTCATGGGTAAGCCATGCATGGAATCAAGTCTATGTTCCTGAGAGCGGAAAGTGGATAAACGTAGATACTACTTTTGCAAGAGGTGGAGATTATTTTAATAATGGATCTTTTGATATAGATCATAGAAATGCAAAGGTAATTGGAGAATGGTAA
- a CDS encoding DUF4912 domain-containing protein yields the protein MMENDETKLVLLVQNAYNVFCYFNVSPITIKEFEDRYGENSWQNSKPVLKVYEISDGSACEIKTIYIDPVADNWYIKLDKDDVDVFVKLGRILPNDDFEAIAVSNTVTTPRNHISGDSAVYYVDVSENFVNPEGKVPIYNKKVNKKAIHKEPKPYPFMERKKN from the coding sequence ATGATGGAGAATGATGAAACTAAATTAGTGCTTCTAGTTCAAAATGCTTACAATGTATTTTGCTATTTTAATGTATCACCTATTACTATTAAAGAATTTGAAGATAGATATGGAGAAAATTCGTGGCAAAATTCGAAACCTGTTTTAAAGGTATATGAAATCTCAGATGGAAGTGCTTGTGAAATTAAAACTATTTACATAGATCCTGTGGCTGATAATTGGTATATAAAGCTTGATAAAGATGATGTAGATGTTTTTGTTAAGCTTGGAAGAATCCTGCCAAATGATGATTTTGAAGCCATAGCTGTTTCGAATACTGTTACAACACCTAGAAATCATATATCAGGTGATTCGGCGGTGTATTATGTAGATGTCTCTGAAAATTTTGTTAATCCAGAGGGAAAGGTGCCAATATATAATAAAAAAGTGAATAAAAAAGCCATCCATAAAGAGCCTAAACCATATCCCTTTATGGAGAGAAAAAAAAATTAG
- a CDS encoding L,D-transpeptidase family protein: MKLKLSKFQKILIILISVLIIEIILVITFYKMSTVSSTISGYIPKEKILIVVDVQTSKLCVFQHDKLLKTYDISGGKPSTPSPIGTWTIVGKDTWGEGFGGRWMGFNVPWGRYGIHGTIYPNSIGWNASHGCIRMRNKDVRELYRITPVGTKVIVQGGPYGNFGSYLRTIKPGMRGADVYEIQKLLAERGYYKGKPDGIYGDGMKYCIHKFQKDNNIYVSDTIDKNFYKKLGVNLVE; this comes from the coding sequence TTGAAATTAAAACTTTCAAAGTTTCAAAAAATCCTAATAATATTAATATCTGTTTTAATTATTGAAATTATACTTGTAATAACATTTTATAAGATGAGTACCGTAAGCTCTACAATCTCCGGATATATACCAAAAGAAAAAATACTCATAGTAGTAGATGTACAAACTAGCAAACTCTGTGTCTTTCAGCACGATAAATTATTAAAAACTTATGACATTTCTGGCGGAAAACCATCTACGCCTTCACCAATAGGTACATGGACTATTGTTGGTAAGGATACATGGGGAGAAGGATTTGGAGGAAGATGGATGGGCTTCAATGTTCCATGGGGTAGATATGGAATACATGGTACAATTTATCCAAACTCAATTGGATGGAATGCTTCACATGGCTGCATACGAATGAGAAACAAAGATGTAAGAGAACTTTATAGAATAACTCCTGTTGGTACTAAAGTAATTGTACAAGGAGGTCCTTATGGAAATTTTGGTTCATATCTCAGAACTATAAAACCAGGTATGCGGGGTGCTGATGTTTATGAAATACAAAAACTTTTAGCAGAAAGAGGATATTATAAAGGAAAACCAGATGGAATTTATGGAGATGGAATGAAATACTGTATACATAAATTTCAAAAAGATAACAATATATATGTATCAGACACTATCGATAAAAACTTTTATAAAAAGCTAGGTGTTAATTTGGTTGAATAA
- a CDS encoding glycoside hydrolase family 57 protein yields the protein MKKGYVNFVLHSHMPFIRHPEIKDSLEERWLFEVMSECYIPLIQVYDSLLEDKVKFRMTMSITPPLMSMLQDEYLNSRYLNYLNKTIELSEKEIVRTKNHREKNKVALFYNERARSIKSTYEKYENNLMNAFKKYDKLGCVEIITCSATHALLPLILINPEAVKAQIATGVQYYIDVMGHEPNGIWLPECAYAYGIDNILKEFGIKYFISESTAINYASPRPMYGTNAPIAAPSGVCAFGRDMDSSYQVWSDFMGYPGDFNYREFYRDIGFELPMDYIKPYINESGIRVDTGFKYYKITGNTEEKDIYNRENAMQKVWDHASHFARCRHDQINAAADNMDKPPIITCPYDTELYGHWWFEGPDFINAFIRKSAEEWTSYELITPTEYLKKNAMVQCSTPSPSSWGENGDYSVWVNPSNHWIYKDIHNCEEIMIRLANTYDKPSKLQERALNQASRELMLAESSDWSFIIKNNTTVDYAIKRINTHIDRFMRLYDEITKNTVEEKQLKKIENMDNIFPKINYRIYKK from the coding sequence TTGAAAAAGGGATATGTTAATTTTGTTTTGCACAGTCATATGCCATTTATAAGGCATCCAGAGATAAAGGATTCTCTTGAAGAAAGATGGCTTTTTGAGGTAATGAGTGAGTGTTATATTCCACTTATTCAAGTATATGATAGTCTTTTAGAGGATAAAGTGAAATTTAGAATGACAATGTCAATAACGCCGCCGCTTATGTCAATGCTTCAAGATGAATATTTGAATTCTAGATATTTGAATTATCTTAATAAAACCATAGAACTTTCAGAAAAAGAGATAGTACGAACTAAAAATCATAGAGAAAAAAATAAGGTTGCACTTTTTTATAATGAAAGAGCTAGAAGTATAAAATCAACATATGAAAAATACGAAAATAATCTTATGAATGCATTCAAGAAGTACGATAAATTAGGATGTGTGGAAATAATCACTTGTTCAGCGACTCATGCCCTGCTGCCTCTTATTTTAATAAATCCAGAGGCTGTTAAAGCACAGATAGCTACAGGTGTTCAATATTATATAGATGTAATGGGTCATGAGCCTAATGGAATATGGCTTCCAGAGTGTGCATATGCTTATGGAATTGATAATATACTTAAGGAATTTGGAATAAAGTATTTTATTTCTGAAAGTACTGCAATTAATTATGCATCACCTAGACCTATGTATGGTACTAATGCCCCTATAGCAGCACCAAGTGGTGTGTGTGCTTTTGGGAGAGATATGGATTCATCATATCAGGTATGGAGTGATTTTATGGGATATCCTGGAGACTTTAATTACAGAGAGTTTTATAGAGATATTGGGTTTGAACTTCCTATGGATTACATTAAACCATACATTAATGAAAGTGGAATAAGAGTTGATACTGGGTTTAAGTATTATAAGATAACGGGAAATACAGAAGAAAAAGATATTTACAATAGAGAAAATGCTATGCAGAAAGTTTGGGATCATGCATCACATTTTGCTAGGTGCAGGCATGATCAAATAAATGCTGCAGCCGATAATATGGATAAACCGCCTATAATAACATGCCCTTATGATACGGAGCTATATGGACATTGGTGGTTTGAAGGACCGGATTTTATAAATGCATTCATAAGAAAGAGTGCAGAGGAGTGGACTTCATATGAGCTTATAACTCCAACTGAATATTTAAAGAAAAATGCTATGGTTCAGTGTAGTACCCCTAGCCCATCAAGTTGGGGAGAAAATGGAGATTATTCGGTATGGGTAAATCCATCTAATCATTGGATATACAAGGATATTCATAATTGTGAGGAAATAATGATAAGACTTGCGAACACTTATGATAAACCTTCTAAGCTTCAAGAAAGAGCTTTAAATCAAGCTTCAAGAGAACTTATGCTTGCAGAATCTTCTGATTGGTCATTTATAATAAAAAATAATACAACTGTCGATTATGCTATAAAAAGAATAAATACTCATATTGATAGATTTATGAGACTTTATGATGAAATAACTAAAAATACAGTTGAAGAAAAACAGTTGAAGAAAATTGAGAATATGGATAATATATTTCCTAAAATCAACTACAGAATATATAAAAAATAA
- a CDS encoding QueT transporter family protein yields MSRRTLKILIVNAFVAALYAALTIYLYFLSYGQIQVRVAEALTILPFFSGYYIIGITLGCFIANIFSMMKLDMIFGTLATFIGACLTYFIGKSNIKFKKYIAPLPPVISNAVIIGIELKMVQHTPFLINAVWVALGEIISCFCLGIPLLSFLKKSKALNKIITFK; encoded by the coding sequence TTGAGTAGAAGAACTTTGAAAATTTTAATAGTAAATGCTTTTGTAGCTGCACTTTATGCAGCACTTACCATATATTTATATTTTTTGAGTTATGGTCAGATTCAAGTAAGAGTGGCAGAAGCACTAACAATATTGCCGTTTTTTTCGGGATATTATATAATAGGTATTACACTAGGGTGTTTTATAGCGAATATTTTTAGCATGATGAAACTCGATATGATATTTGGAACTTTGGCTACGTTTATAGGAGCGTGTCTAACATATTTTATTGGAAAAAGTAATATAAAGTTTAAAAAATATATTGCTCCATTACCACCAGTGATATCTAATGCGGTGATAATAGGTATAGAATTAAAAATGGTACAGCATACTCCGTTTCTAATAAATGCAGTTTGGGTTGCACTAGGAGAGATAATATCATGTTTTTGCCTAGGAATTCCATTATTGTCTTTCTTGAAGAAAAGTAAGGCATTAAATAAAATAATAACTTTCAAGTAA
- the recX gene encoding recombination regulator RecX, translating into MDNAITKIEVQKKKKDRVNVYVDGEYSFSCSSELVYINGLKKGKIIDMNYLEGLIEEDNYLYAKSKALTFIEKTFKTENEIEVKLQKYNFNDKIIRRVIEFLRDYKFVDDSKYAEVYIKEKAKKYGKSKIRYELKRKGIKDNIIDEKLNEYHDNDEAYVEGMRKMAIKKYNSLIRVEEDKFKIKRKVGSYLLGRGYSWNEIGEVLKEIFVENY; encoded by the coding sequence ATGGATAATGCTATAACAAAGATAGAAGTTCAGAAGAAGAAAAAAGATAGGGTAAATGTATATGTTGATGGAGAATATTCATTTTCATGCAGTAGTGAACTTGTATATATAAATGGACTTAAAAAAGGCAAGATTATTGATATGAATTATCTTGAAGGTTTAATTGAAGAAGATAATTATTTGTATGCTAAAAGTAAGGCTCTAACTTTTATTGAAAAGACATTTAAAACAGAAAATGAAATAGAAGTTAAACTTCAAAAGTATAATTTTAATGATAAAATAATAAGGCGGGTTATAGAATTTTTAAGGGATTATAAGTTTGTTGATGATTCTAAGTATGCTGAAGTTTATATAAAAGAGAAAGCTAAAAAATATGGAAAATCAAAGATAAGGTATGAGCTTAAGCGAAAGGGAATAAAGGATAATATTATAGACGAAAAGTTAAATGAATACCATGATAATGATGAAGCCTATGTAGAGGGTATGCGAAAAATGGCTATAAAAAAGTATAACTCATTAATAAGAGTAGAAGAAGATAAATTTAAAATAAAGAGAAAGGTAGGCAGCTATTTACTTGGAAGAGGATACTCATGGAATGAAATAGGTGAGGTTTTAAAGGAAATTTTTGTTGAAAATTATTAA
- a CDS encoding dihydrofolate reductase family protein has protein sequence MLSNRKLVLYIATSLDGYIATEDDSLEWLFKTEGEGDNGYSEFYNTVDTILIGRRTYDWIIEKEKGKFPYKNKKCYVFSKSEKGKNENVEFINQDVVEFTNKIKRLDGGNIWLVGGGVLLNSFIKERLVDEFIITISPTLIGHGIPLFKKNDFELELKLKGIRRFNQFVELHYKMK, from the coding sequence ATGTTAAGCAATAGAAAATTAGTTCTATATATTGCAACAAGTTTAGATGGTTACATAGCGACAGAAGATGATTCCTTGGAATGGTTGTTTAAAACTGAAGGTGAAGGAGATAATGGATATTCTGAATTCTACAATACAGTTGATACTATTCTAATTGGTAGAAGAACTTATGACTGGATTATTGAAAAAGAAAAAGGTAAATTTCCTTATAAGAATAAAAAGTGTTATGTATTTTCTAAATCAGAAAAAGGTAAGAATGAAAATGTAGAATTTATTAATCAAGATGTAGTGGAATTTACAAATAAAATCAAAAGACTGGATGGAGGAAACATATGGCTTGTTGGCGGTGGTGTTCTTCTAAATTCTTTTATTAAAGAAAGGTTAGTTGACGAATTTATTATTACTATATCACCTACATTAATAGGTCATGGAATACCTTTATTTAAAAAAAATGATTTTGAGTTAGAACTAAAGTTAAAGGGGATAAGGAGGTTCAATCAATTTGTTGAACTCCATTACAAGATGAAATAA
- a CDS encoding restriction endonuclease yields MANWWMISSINGNENLLTKWTSNGVITFGFPEIGNPMEYDTKDKLLIKCDEVYSKETPMMRIQREGYIWKFSREIAKGDRVISYDPQDKEYYIGTVDSNYEYNPKEWPKYPSMFRVKWINKHISESSMSKNLRASLSSSSPIFMVFGCEAEMGRLIVSSGSADEILKKEKKLYNDAVQCVKNIVYSMDKNKFDSVLKDILTAMDYKVSSQFDNDNKNSYLIVNEDKLKFTKNIIRVCILENKDIVESENILNIISKYSDQISNYLIVTDKPIEKEILAEVTKKYFIINMSGKDMVKAMFCYYDKLDSKIKNVLLLKKMYI; encoded by the coding sequence GTGGCAAATTGGTGGATGATTAGTAGTATTAATGGAAATGAAAATTTATTAACTAAATGGACAAGTAATGGCGTAATAACTTTCGGATTTCCTGAAATCGGTAATCCTATGGAGTATGATACCAAGGATAAACTTTTAATTAAGTGTGATGAAGTATATAGTAAGGAAACACCTATGATGAGAATTCAACGCGAAGGTTACATATGGAAGTTTTCTAGAGAAATTGCTAAAGGAGACAGGGTGATTTCATATGATCCTCAAGATAAAGAGTATTATATAGGAACTGTAGATTCAAATTATGAATATAATCCTAAAGAATGGCCTAAATATCCAAGTATGTTCAGGGTAAAGTGGATTAATAAACATATAAGTGAAAGCTCTATGTCTAAGAATCTCAGAGCATCATTAAGTTCAAGTAGTCCTATTTTTATGGTATTCGGCTGTGAAGCAGAAATGGGAAGACTTATTGTTTCTAGCGGTAGTGCTGATGAAATATTAAAGAAGGAAAAGAAATTATATAATGATGCTGTTCAATGTGTTAAAAATATAGTTTATAGTATGGATAAAAATAAATTTGACTCAGTACTAAAAGATATTTTAACCGCAATGGATTATAAAGTAAGTTCACAATTTGATAATGATAATAAAAATTCATATCTTATTGTAAATGAGGATAAACTTAAGTTTACTAAAAATATAATAAGAGTATGTATCTTAGAGAATAAGGATATAGTTGAAAGTGAAAATATATTAAATATAATATCAAAATATAGTGATCAGATAAGCAATTATTTGATAGTTACCGATAAGCCTATAGAGAAGGAGATATTGGCTGAGGTGACTAAAAAGTATTTTATAATAAATATGTCAGGTAAAGATATGGTAAAAGCTATGTTCTGTTATTATGATAAATTGGATAGTAAAATAAAAAATGTTCTTTTATTAAAGAAAATGTATATCTAA
- a CDS encoding M16 family metallopeptidase: MNNNIFDSREFRLDNGLKIISIRKKTALFSLHVGVKIGSIYEKNNEKGASHFIEHMLFKGTNEFSNREINEKFENLGGEYNAYTDYNCTVYSVTALHEELNNAVELVSDMLKKPSFDKDEFKKEKKVILSEINSSKDDIEDYCYTKVHEIGFSNSPLKYDTIGTKLNVQNFTREFIVNFYKKYYLPNNSFIVIVSMMEHDDIFNLVNKYFGDWKSGEVKQDNIIVEKNIPCRVTSSKSDISQSSIIYMFTVHNLNRFEETALKILNYKLGESANSILFREIRENKGLAYDIYSELNLSKYVKTMYIYTAVSSENIKETIESINNAIEKIKTEPDVLNDDSIVLMKKVLKTSIAFTLEDTTDIGNYVLHQCMDDEDIYEFLKDVNYVDTIKSEDVRKIACRVLKDPSVYIVKSKGSV, from the coding sequence ATGAACAACAATATTTTTGATTCAAGAGAATTTAGGTTGGATAATGGACTGAAGATTATTTCTATAAGAAAAAAAACAGCATTGTTTTCACTGCATGTTGGTGTTAAAATTGGTTCTATATATGAAAAGAATAATGAAAAAGGTGCTTCACATTTTATAGAACACATGCTTTTTAAGGGAACTAATGAATTTAGCAATAGAGAAATAAATGAAAAATTTGAAAACCTTGGTGGAGAATATAATGCGTACACCGATTATAATTGTACAGTATATAGTGTAACTGCGCTTCATGAAGAGCTAAACAATGCTGTAGAATTAGTTTCTGATATGTTAAAAAAACCATCATTTGATAAAGATGAGTTTAAAAAAGAGAAGAAAGTTATATTATCAGAAATAAACAGCAGCAAGGATGATATAGAAGATTATTGTTATACTAAAGTGCATGAAATTGGATTTTCTAATAGTCCGCTAAAGTATGATACAATAGGTACAAAATTAAATGTACAAAATTTCACGAGAGAATTCATAGTCAATTTTTATAAAAAATATTACTTGCCTAATAATTCTTTTATAGTTATTGTGTCAATGATGGAACATGATGATATATTTAATTTAGTGAACAAGTATTTCGGGGATTGGAAAAGCGGGGAAGTTAAACAAGATAATATAATTGTTGAAAAAAATATACCTTGCAGGGTAACTTCAAGCAAAAGTGATATATCTCAAAGCAGTATAATATATATGTTTACTGTCCATAATTTAAATAGGTTTGAGGAAACAGCCTTAAAGATATTAAATTATAAATTAGGGGAAAGTGCAAACAGCATACTTTTCAGAGAAATAAGAGAAAATAAAGGACTTGCTTATGATATATATTCTGAATTAAATTTATCCAAGTATGTAAAAACTATGTACATTTATACTGCTGTAAGTAGTGAAAATATTAAGGAAACAATTGAAAGTATAAATAATGCTATAGAAAAGATCAAGACAGAGCCGGATGTTCTTAATGATGATTCTATTGTACTTATGAAAAAGGTTTTAAAAACTTCTATAGCTTTTACATTAGAGGATACTACAGATATTGGCAATTATGTCCTTCACCAGTGCATGGATGACGAAGATATATATGAATTCTTGAAGGATGTGAATTATGTTGATACTATAAAGAGTGAAGATGTAAGAAAAATTGCATGTAGAGTTCTTAAAGATCCTTCAGTATATATAGTAAAGTCTAAAGGAAGTGTTTAG
- a CDS encoding glycoside hydrolase family 113 translates to MIKNKIKILGGICSIVLILVILLGIFPGSKAYIAYYSNIMHKKTLNKSFNNKIKSGDLSVDYTIDQTLKDVDGMKLNTVNVPIEVDISDLNAKSISVNKQSEEKAKKLIDELNKRNINVILEPYPWINKGQDYETSMKPTDVNKFFSTWKNDVIGKIIDEVAVPKRVDALCIASNFVNLENYSDKWCNIIDFARSKYKGLITYKTNWWYTASWDNESKEKFKKKLDNKIFSKVDYISVAAYFEITGNAVNSVDYIKNSLYSTTINSRGQRIVDELNELHKKWNKPIFFGELGFPRRNYASQYPWNPQPSNVENGQEQARCFEAYKLVFTQKWFMGFSVFAIGNKVGEKNYYPSNESKKVIRGWF, encoded by the coding sequence TTGATAAAAAATAAGATAAAAATTTTAGGCGGTATTTGTAGTATTGTTTTAATTTTAGTTATATTATTAGGGATATTTCCGGGATCTAAAGCTTATATAGCATATTACTCTAACATAATGCATAAAAAGACGTTAAATAAAAGTTTCAATAATAAAATAAAATCGGGTGATTTATCTGTTGATTACACTATAGATCAAACGCTTAAGGATGTAGATGGTATGAAGCTTAATACTGTGAATGTTCCTATTGAAGTTGATATATCTGATTTAAATGCAAAGTCTATATCTGTAAATAAACAAAGCGAAGAAAAGGCGAAAAAGCTTATTGATGAGTTAAATAAAAGAAATATAAATGTTATATTAGAACCATATCCATGGATAAATAAAGGACAGGATTATGAAACTTCAATGAAGCCTACAGATGTAAATAAATTTTTTAGTACATGGAAAAATGATGTTATTGGTAAAATTATAGATGAGGTTGCTGTACCTAAAAGAGTCGATGCTTTGTGTATTGCTTCAAATTTTGTTAATCTCGAAAATTACAGTGATAAGTGGTGTAATATAATAGATTTTGCAAGGAGCAAATACAAAGGACTTATTACATATAAAACAAATTGGTGGTATACAGCTTCCTGGGATAATGAGTCAAAGGAAAAATTCAAAAAGAAACTTGATAACAAGATTTTTTCTAAGGTGGATTATATTTCTGTAGCAGCATATTTTGAGATTACAGGTAATGCTGTTAACAGTGTAGATTATATAAAAAACAGTCTTTATTCTACAACAATAAATAGTAGGGGACAGAGGATTGTAGATGAATTGAATGAGCTGCATAAAAAATGGAATAAGCCAATTTTCTTTGGAGAGCTTGGTTTTCCAAGAAGAAATTATGCATCACAATATCCATGGAATCCGCAACCGTCTAATGTAGAGAATGGACAGGAACAGGCAAGATGTTTTGAAGCTTACAAGCTTGTTTTTACTCAAAAATGGTTCATGGGATTTTCTGTCTTTGCAATTGGCAATAAAGTAGGTGAAAAGAATTATTATCCGTCAAATGAAAGTAAAAAGGTCATAAGAGGATGGTTTTAA